Genomic DNA from Gossypium hirsutum isolate 1008001.06 chromosome A01, Gossypium_hirsutum_v2.1, whole genome shotgun sequence:
GGTTTGTTCGCTATTCCATGCAAAATTGGCCATTtgggaattaagaaggctatgtgtgatctGGGGACGTCCATAAATGTaatgccttattctatttatgaatcacttaacgcgggtTTTTTGACAAAGACAGGTGTTACCATTCAGTTGGCAGACAGGTCCATTGTGCATCCCGAAGGGGTCCTCGAGGACGTATTAGTCAAAGTCAATGGGCTTATCTTCCctgcagatttttatgtgatacAAATGGAGGAGGATAACACTCTTGGGTCTTCAGACATCTTTTTGGGGCGACCTTTCCTTAGTACTACGAATACTAAGATTGATGTACGAAGCGGAACCCTCATGATGGAGTTTGACGGGAAGATCGTGAATTTTAACGTTTATGGCACTATTAGTCATCCAGGCGAAATCTTGAGCGTAAACCGCATCGACCTGATTGACTCATTAGTGGACGAGACTTTTGAGTCAACTTATGAAGACGAATCTGAATATAGATATGatgattttgaatctgttaataaattattggctcctatggatactaaacttctaccttctgttGTGCAGGCACCAGATCCGAAATTAAAACCACTTCTCGAGCGtttcaaattcacatttttggagaATGATGAGACCATTGCTTACTTAAAAGGGATCAACCCCTTAGAGGAAAGTATGAAACTAAGGAAAGAGGCGCAAGAACGATTAAACCCAAATGTGGTGGATGTGATAAAAACGGAGAATTTCCAAACCcataaaaatgaaagaatttaTTTGGAACAATTCCAATTCTAGTTGAAGCGTCAAGCTagcgacgttaaacaagcgcttgttaGGAGGCAACCcaatctttctttttatttttatttattattttcctttcttttcttttattatttattattttattttattttagttaaatattaataaatttctcttcttccatctaggtgaaatggagtgaaaatacgaagaaaaaaaaaagacagaaagtGTGCACCAAAACAGCCCTATCCATGGTACCAAACAGTTCTATTCCAGCCCAAAATGCCTATCCCTGCTGCCAAACAGTTCTATTCCAGCCCAGAATGCCATATCTCTGCAGCCAAACAGTCTATTCCAGCCCTAGAATCCCCAAAACCTGCAGCCAAACACCCCTTTTCAGCAAATAAAACCCCCAAACCTTTCATTTTTTCCCCCCAAATTTCTCCATAACCGCCGACTCCTCTCTCCTCCACCACCCACCGCTGATTTCTCAGCCACCATGGTGAGAACCCGAAGCTGAACCGCCGTTGTACACGTCACCCACCCCGTCTCCACCTCTTGCCGCTTCGCCATCTTCTTCTCCACCGTGTGCGCCAACCGACGGTAACTACATggggagtttttctaaactttttttttctccacctatttgttttccttttactttcacatcgaggactatgtgttttaagtgGGGGGGGAAGCATTCTTCGTTGTTATTATCTGCTATTTTTGCTGTCATATTTTTGTTGCTGCTGTTTTGTGCTCGTTTCTGCccatttattttaagaatatccTGCCGCTTTTCATGCTCAAGATTTTACCAGGAATTGCCTACTGTTTGACCTACAAGCATGATTCTTACCTTCTAAGGAAGTTATGATTTTTCCCATAATTGAtgccatctccactgttttatttttattaggctaaaaataattgtgattaaTAAGGTTAATTCTATCTTGCTTTTcgtaaaattgatcaagtttaatataaagtgaacacttaaaatgattgcatgcttaattaatgtTCATGGCTATTAGGTGATtattgaaacttatttttgacacttaaattttttctttcctgagttctcaagaattttaaatatcatttaatttttaataaatgttttccatggttatgagtacagcttagatcgtgactgactgagtaaccggggtagggtgcttgggttgtcattctacttcgcgtcaaaaggttgtgtgacgtgacAAGTAAAACTCTGCTAGCCGAGGTTATGAGTATGGCTCAAatcgtgactgactgagtaaccggggtagggtgcttgggttgtcattctacttcgcgtcaaaaggttgtgtgacgtgttggGTAATACTCCGCTAAccggaaataaataattttaggagtatattgggctgagtaaccggggtggggtgcttgggttgtcatctctcttcgcgtcaaaaggtttaatatattcctaagtaaataaataataataaaattttaaaaaaaaagaaaagaaaaagaaaagaaaaagaaaaagaaaaaaaagtactaATAAAGTTGGACTTCAGGGACTAAAGGAGGAAATAATTAAGGTGTCTTAgtaggtttggtaatttacctaaatAGCATAACTcaagtcgatcttaatttttgtgtgaattaattggaatactttttctgttttacttaaagcaagcttagaggtctctttatttttcatatgcatttttaactaatttttatgaaactttagagtggtatttcttttatggcagaaTCTAGCTTTCACAGTtgataggaaccatacttgagggcaagcatggactaagtagggggaatttgataatactctaaaatgacgtgtttttatatattaatcatgtgtttattttgagcttgagcctactaatttgagctatttatgtctttttatcttttagggactaaattggaggcgaaaagtaaattcaagggaaaaagcgtcaatttggagattaaatgggccaatatgcaagtgggacaaatatggtgccaaaagtgcgaacatggaaggcacaaggacttaaaagcaaatagaagagattttattttggaagactctattttattttattctattagaataattaatattaagataattattaggattattcaaatttaggattttattttaattatctttgtttatctttaattaaatgtatttatttttttagaatttaagttcaattagactatctccctagcaccataaatagggggtgaagtgactttATTTGGAAGcatcttttctgtaaacactctccccctaaaagtcttttgttctttccatatttttttcttttaataaaatttctttttccataattttattttcttttccaccattatcatgaACCACTAAAACCCTTCTAGCCAAAAGTGGACAATATTTctccaaaaagggttcttgaggcgcctagaatccgtacttagccttctcactgagtattcatcgtttctccgcattacgggctgacgcttctgtccatggcccttaagaagtaagcttttcagcatatgcaaaggcggccccgctttgtatgttttggaaggattgcatagtcggttcgttaacttactgcgtcagaggttggcgagccaaagagacaaaatggcgtgggattcgccattgagaagcgttgatctagcatagattactggctagagtcaggttccctaaaaatcgtaagtctaatctttggagctggtcgtcgtaggcgtcctcttccactataactagcttacttaagtcgagaaggatcatccaaagccaaggattgagcccaaggcggaatgagacaatcggaggctggaactttcccataagaatttcttttcacttaaaactctctttattatttttattattttcgtaatcataatttcagtaaactttaaattctgtttttattttattttcgcttccaaaatcaattcttaaattctgttttttttattttttccaggaacgcaggttttcttggacacgattctgcccaggatttcgagaaacaagcattcgtataatctggtccctgaggattcgaccctacttcccctttactgttctttttctattatttttattattttacagggaataggttatttttggtgctctcaacgaccgcatcaaccTTGGTCGTACAGCTATTGAAAAGGTACCTAAAGGTTTGGAAATGTTATCAAATCTGACATATCTTAATTTATGTACTCAAAGCTTAAAGGAGCTGCCAGTTGCAATTCTACCTAGGCTTTCTTGTTTGCAATGTTTGGTATTATACATTGAATCAAGTAGTGTAGAAATGAATGGATTCGATGCTGCCAGATTAACGAAGCTGGAGATATTTGAAGGGAGATTTACTGAGTTGATACCCAGTCTATACAAGGTCAAAAGCTCACTTCTTACTTGCTTGTCATGGCACCACTTGAAGCCAAGTTTAACCTCAAACCACTTGTAAAAGGCATAGAATATGTTTACCGTTTCAAGTTCAACTTTCATGGGGACCGCATAAGCAGCACGTCGGAGGCTTTTGAGCTCATGGCAATGATCAAAGGTACGGACccaatcaaatccataaaaattcagTAGAGTAGGGACCATTTAGAAGGCCGATTAAGGTTAGTGCGGGTAAGTTGGTAATCCGAATTGTGTTGAATGTCATCGTGTGGCGCTGTGGAGACTGTATCTCCACCCTGCTACATACCCATATTTTCTGACTGGACCCTTAAAGGTCCAGTGCCACTCACCGCACTCCCCTTCCCATTATATCTCCTAATGCTTTATTATTATTGGACAAGCCTTTATTTCTCCCCCTTTCATTTTGTTgtttgttgggttttttttttcccaatttttctattcaaggcttttagttatttaaaataatatatgaatttataaacTTAACAAACTAAAGGTTTTGAGTAAATACTTCACACATAAAATTAATTACATATAATAactttttatgtaattaattacaAATAAGAGTAAAGAGCCAGAACATTACAAATTCATAAATATAAGCATAAGAATAAAAtacataattatataaataaatcaagAAATAATCGAATAAATTGCCATTAATATATGAtcattttttaatctaaaataatgtgtcaatataatgaaatttttaagattttaaatgtcAAACAATGTTATTTGGCGAAAAGAaagttaaataatattaaaatacatataaaaacacacaaaaaattatttttttaagtttaatttatgtgAATATGTTATTatcaattctttttttaattaattacccATTGCTTATAATAAAACTACTATTTggcattaaaatattttaataaaatttaattacttatgaCATAAGTgtcatattatttaaaaattagattacACTCAAACTTTAGTTTGGCATTTGtaattgttttaatataatttactCACTACCACTTTTTTTCATTATCTAATTACTTATCCCATTATTGATTTTGGTTTTACTGTGTAGTTACCTTTATGTAGAGTAATTAAACTCTCTTTTACAAACCTTTTTAATATCActtaaactaattatttaaatcctaaaaaattcatataagaatccACAAAGAAACGATATGCACAATAAAATCGAATCCATAcgattttgtttatatatattatagagttatattaaaaaatttgtattacttaaatattaatttttttctaaaattacatctaaaagtatattataaaaataatttaattgttataaaaatattataaaaaaatcttaacagtattctatttaaaaaaatcttgacaaaaaaataaacataacttTGTATATTTATCTATActatatgttataaaaaatatacttatttttaaaaaaaatattataatttttgtcatATTGTGAGAAAAAATTACATTATTAACGAGAgagattttaaaagtttttagtcactttataaaacttttttttataaagattatatcttataaaatatatattattttttatctaatttacttattatacaaattattatagcataactCTTTAtgcaaattaaatttatttaaatatttataatatgtagaaattataataataatgatttacttatttatttcaacattatatatttatttaattttagattatatcAACCAAACACTTAAATTTAGATTTCAGTCAAACAAAATAAACTGTTCATAATCTTACATTCCTATAAATCTATTATTAAAGGTAATATAATATTCGACCAACTAAACAcatatttaaagttttttataattatttatgtttttgtgctTTAATACGTGGCTTTACATAGGAAAGCGGTATGGTGGCAGCTGTAGTACGCAAAAAAAAGAATGGTACAATTGGCAATAGTAAcactaattattaattatatcagAAATTGAGTTTGATAAGTAATCACTGTTGATAGATGGAGCTGTGCGTCAGGCGGCCTTCATTGGGGATGACGATTATGGAAGTGACTGGTGTGTTAGAAATGGGACCCGATGACGTTCTGAAGGTGTTTAAGAACCAGGGTTTTGAAGTGCAGCTCGTGGATGAGATGCGGGAGCCTCCACTTCTACCTCTGAAAGATGTGATATTAAGCGGGTGTCCAATAGGAAGAGAAGATCCAGCAGAGCTCCCAAGTGATGTTTTGAGTCTCAGAATTTTTGAGTGCCACAATATCAGAAGCTTAAGTGATATGCCCTTCTTCCAACAAACCAATGAGTTGAGGTTCTGTTCGATTAACGATTGCAGAGGGATAGAATCTGTGCTTGATCTGTCGTCACAATCCCAATCATGCACCCCATTTGTGAACCTTGAGCTCTTGAGGCTTGAAAATTTGGATAAGCTTCATGTGCTTGTTAAAGTAGCAGAAGCATCTATTGTTTCTACATTGAGTTCACAGTCTATTCCAGCCATTTTTTCCAATCTTAAATCATTTCATATTGAAGGATGCTCAAACATGAAGCAACTCTTTCCCTTTCACTTAGTACATGACCTCCAAAACCTGGAGGACCTCATAATTCGTGGTTGTGGACAAATAGAGGAAATAATAGGATcagaagaagaggaagagaatCACAAGGGAAATGGAACGCAAGCTCCAACAAGTTTCAGCCTTCCCAAATTAAAGGAGTTAGAATTGTGGTACTTACCAGAGCTCAAGCGCATATGCAGTTCAAATAGGGAAATGGTATGCAACTCTCTTAGGGAAATCACAGTAGTGGAATGTACCAATCTAAAAAGGATGCCTATGTATCTTCCTCTTTTTCAAGATACACACCAATCAGCTCCTTCTGCTCATCCTTTCGAAAAAATCCGCATATATCCAAAGGAGTGGTGGGAATCAGTAAAGTGGGACTATCCGAATGCTAAGGAGGTTCTGCGACCTTGGTTGAAGTGGTTTTAGAGCTGCTGGAAgcctttgctattcaaatcaaattcCGGATCAAGCTAGACAGTGAGTCTTCATTTGTTGCTTTTATTTGtagaaaaaaattgaagattTTTTATTCTACCAAAAATAAAGGGGGAAAACCTGCAAGAAGAGGATTATGATTGGCaaaatagaaatcaaagagaacaAAATATTACTAATGTTTAAAACAAATTTAGATCAATTAGCATCATGCTTTGTTACCAGCTGTAGGCTAATTTGGTCGAAAATGGTTTCAGTCAAGCACGGTCTCATTTGCTTCTATGTTTAACCCCAATGATTAGACTTGCTCTAGAACCCTTGAGATTCTCATTATGACATCAATGATTTGACTGAATGAGCAgcccttttttcttctttattttgtaaatatgttTTCCAATGTGGTATTCTTGTTTGCTGACATCAATGTCAAAAAGCTTGCCTCTAATGCTTCCTTTTCTTccctactctttttttttttaattctttgtgGGGTCTTATTATATACAGGTTGTTTATGCCATTCTAAAGCTAGCGAAGCAGTTGGCTTGACAATCAAATCTTGGAGAAACAAATCAACCCAACTCATCACTGTACCTTCATTCTTCTGTGGTGGTTCTTTCTTTGATGTGGTACTATTTCGGATGCATCCTTCTCTTGTGGTTTTATCTGTAATAAATGAACTTCAATTTGGTTTCAATGTGATTGGATTGTTGATGTTGTAATTCAACTTTGTACTTGATAATCCTGCTTCTAGTTTGCATCAATTTTTACTATGTTGTTGTGTTTCTTGTGGCTTAATTGTCTCATTTGATCTTGAACTtgcacatttatatatatattgaaccaTCCCACAGGTATATACCACTTCTTGAAATGGTGTTTTATTTAAGCAGGATCTGCTACCTTACTTGGTAATGCTATAGCGCGACTGGAAGCCTTTGTACTTTGATCAtattgattttaattaatttgcaTCATTTCATTATTTGATTGTAAGTGTATTTTTCTCATCTTGCCAATTGGAGTTAATAATGTAAGTTGTTTGCTTATCTCTTCTTTTATGATTTTGCCCATTTTGTGAGTCTCAtatcaattatattttttacaaaacaaGTCCCTGAAAGGTTGAAAATAGGGTAAAAGGATTGCTGGGGTTTCTACTTTGTGTGtcagaaactttttttttttttgagattgactttattttgaaaacgaaaataggAGTCGCTACCAATTCTTTTTATGatgtgtgatcggatcacctcataatttgattgttttaataaaatacttGATTTATCAAACAACGATTTTTAGCCTACGAAATTCAAAaaatgggttcgagagtcggttacgcacgaa
This window encodes:
- the LOC107933893 gene encoding uncharacterized protein; this translates as MAHLDAVGNFPGPPQRRYDPYANTYNLGWRDHPNFTYGANPRYNQPYQNWAPQQSQDSGNSLETLVNKLTTNLLDFQQQTLNFRIEMKGFQQKIEASIRELTTSIEKLNSQGKLPSQTEPNPRQNANAVTLRSGKILEPVPGKNLGRLNQCRKSNEDKEILETFRNVEINLPLLDAIRQIPRYAKFLKELCTNKQKLTGNEKVSVSENVSAVLQRKMPVKCKDRGLFAIPCKIGHLGIKKAMCDLGTSINVMPYSIYESLNAGFLTKTGVTIQLADRSIVHPEGVLEDVLVKVNGLIFPADFYVIQMEEDNTLGSSDIFLGRPFLSTTNTKIDVRSGTLMMEFDGKIVNFNVYGTISHPGEILSVNRIDLIDSLVDETFESTYEDESEYRYDDFESAPDPKLKPLLERFKFTFLENDETIAYLKGINPLEESMKLRKEAQERLNPNVVDVIKTENFQTHKNERIYLEQFQF
- the LOC107933905 gene encoding uncharacterized protein; this encodes MTIMEVTGVLEMGPDDVLKVFKNQGFEVQLVDEMREPPLLPLKDVILSGCPIGREDPAELPSDVLSLRIFECHNIRSLSDMPFFQQTNELRFCSINDCRGIESVLDLSSQSQSCTPFVNLELLRLENLDKLHVLVKVAEASIVSTLSSQSIPAIFSNLKSFHIEGCSNMKQLFPFHLVHDLQNLEDLIIRGCGQIEEIIGSEEEEENHKGNGTQAPTSFSLPKLKELELWYLPELKRICSSNREMVAYAILKLAKQLA